The Fusarium poae strain DAOMC 252244 chromosome 2, whole genome shotgun sequence nucleotide sequence GCAGTATCAGAAGATCTGCCAGCAGCCGGTACCAGTGCCTTTCTTCTCTAGATTCGAAATTTTGCCTTAGTTTAGCGAGAAAGCCCAGCGTCTGGAAAGTCGTTTCCGTATTTAACGCCTGTAAAGACTGGATTACCAGCTGTCGTAGAACATCGATCATTTTAAATGTCGACAATTCAGTGAGGCCGTCTGGTAGAGGCTTTAAAAGATAAAGGACTAGCTCGGCAGACTCGAGTCGATCGATCATCTCGATGCTGAATTTCTCCAGTCGCTTTACAGACTGCGAGTTTCCCACAACCAGCAGTATTGTTGACTGCAAGCTCGATATCCAGTCCCTTACCTCACTATATCTCCAAATATCATCAGTATCATATATCCTTAGCTTGGCAGATGTTCGGAGGGCCCAATTGCGCTTCTTGATGGCCCTTTGGCGGACGACGATGCCATCATTGCAAAAAGATGGAAGTTGCCAGAGTAGTGATGCGTGATGCAATCGTGAATTACACCAGTGTATCGATTCGTTGCCAACGTGGCCTATCGTTATGTTAAATTGAAGGATGATAGCAATACTTGTCACGCACCAATGATCTGTTGCTGTAGAGAGCTAAGCTTTTCATAATAATCATTGTCTCTCATCTGTTGATTCGCGTCCATGATAGCTGGATCCCGAGAGCCATCAAGTCTTTGACATGAAAGTTGTCGCTCAGCCTCATTCCCAAGAAGTCGTAGTGCCTCCATTTTGCGAGAATATGAGAATCATGAGAAGGGCTGATCTAGAGTATGTATGCATAAGCCACATGATCTGATATGATCGATTGGCTGGCACGGAGTTCCGGATTAACAAACCCGTCGTTCCCAAGACTGGCTGACTCTACCCCAATATTTCCAGTGATATTTCGGAGCCTGATTTTCTTGTCCTCACACATATCATAGTCGATATATCCCTGCAACATGTTCAAACAGCGGCCACGTCGTCAAGAGGCATATAGCTCCCGGGTTCAACACACGGGAGAAGAGCCGCCTCGTCCTGATCGAAGACAACGAAGAAAGAGCCCTACTAGCTCCGAAGAAGGGGCAGGTAAGTTCCTGAAGAACCCCAGCTTCGCCAGCTGATTTATCATTACTCGCTAACAAATGACAGACTCTCAACACTCAGATCCTGCTTCGTCTCCTCCTGAGCCCGAGCATGACATCAACATGAGGTATCGCCGAAAAGGGCCTTTCAGCTGGCGCAATGAGATTTGTCGGTTTTTAGATGTTTCTCCTGATGCtctggatgatgatgttATCAAGGCTATGGACAAAGCGTCCCAGGTTCTCAAAGAAGCCGAGCAAATGAAAGCCGCATATGAGGCTCGCCTTGGCCCCCCGCGATACGAAATACATCATGCAGTTCGATGCGAGCAATACAGAATGGAAAACAAAGTATACCTGGATGAGCCATGGGTAGTGGAAGCAGGTCCCAACAATGCTCACTTACGAGGTAGTCAAGACGTTTCCAACTTGGAACTGCATCTCGAAAGAAACAAAGAGGTTGTGTTCATCGTCTACAAGAACTACAGATGCTGTGGAGAACAATCCGGCGGCCCCTTTGAAAATCCTCACGAATCAGATGTCAAGATTGAGGCGAATTCGCTGCTTAATGCTGAGTATATATGGATCATCTCTCCAGAACTCAAGTCGGCTTTAGAGGAATTTGCAGAAATTGCCTTGGCCGGGTTCCCCCATCCTAATTTCGGGGAAGATGAAGCAATGCGCTATCCATATATCTGGTGGTTTCATCGCCGAGCACAAATTGATGAGACATTCGAGGAGTATCACTTATCGGCCTGGTCACAGATGGTTGACGTAATTCGAAAATACGTCCTTGAGCGCATGGCAGAGGAATGGAAGACAGTTGATGAGTTACTTGCCAGAAATGCAATCTCTCTTCAATACATGAACTATCTATTTGTAAGTTATGGTCTTTTAATAGCTCCATTTGATCTCACCAATGCCAGATTCCCGATCAAATCGCTATCTCGACAGAACAGGGCCGCGGAGTTTCCAAACTTCAAGGTGTGATAACGAGGGACTGGTATGACCAATCTCCATCTATTGAATCTCCATCAGAAATAGATGTCACCTATTGGACCTTCGATGGTACATTCCACAAGGCTTCCAGAGAGGTTTCTATCAAAGGTCCTCTAGTCAAAACTCTGACAATGGTGGAGGAGTTCAACATCACAGATCTGTCACTCTATCCTATCCAGTATGCAAGCGATGGTGTTATCGATGCACTACGAAATCGTGGTAAAATGTTCTGGAAATGTCGTTTCCGAAATTATTGCGCTcttgttgaggaggagagTGAGGGGCTTGAGAATTCTGTAGGTCTCTCCCCCAACTAAACATTTCGTTCCACCACGTTAATAACTTCCTGATCGGTTCGCGATTCATGGTGGATCTCGAGACCTACAAGAAGCTACATCCCGATAGCGATACCCTTACAAAACGGCCACCATCTTCAGGCTCGAACAGCCTCGATAACAGTTACATGTCAGAGGAAAGTCCAGAGCTTGGAGATGACTTCTTTATTTGCCTTCCAACATCTATATTCGGCTTCAACATGGATAACAGAACATGGGGTTAGCGTAATATCAATCTCTGCTGATTTCTTTAGGCTGACTTCGAACTATATAGACAACTTGGATGTGCACTTCCTACGCGACGTCGTTTGGAACACTGAGGCTTTCAAACTTCTCGTTGTTCCTGATCAAACAAAGCTTCTTGTACAAGCTGTAGTCATGAACCAACTTCGATCTACGGAGAGTGCTGACATCATTCCTGGAAAAGGCAATGGGCTTTTCATTCTTCTTCATGGGTAAGACTATTCACAATCCAATGGTATCGTCACGCTTAACACACGAAACAGAGGTCCTGGTACAGGCAAGACACTCACAGCAGAAAGGTATGCTCTGCGAAAGTAAAACGGCGATTAGCTCACAAGAATTCAGTGTAGCTGAGATTgcaaaaaagcctttatatcgAGTGACATGTGGTGATATCGGCACAAAGGTTgaggaagttgaagatgtctgTCCTACCCTGAGTTAAATGAGTTTAACTGACTGTTGCAAGTATCTTCACGTTGTCCTGCATCTTGGGAAAACCTGGGGCTGCGGTATGTTCGTCTTGACATCTGCCATCATGTCATTTTCTAATTATAGCAGTTGTACTTCTAGATGAGGCAGATGTCTTCTTAGAGCAGCGATCTATGTTCAACCTCGAGCGAAATGCTCTTGTGTCTGTATTCTTGCGCGTCCTGGAATACTACGATGGTATTTTTACCTCCTCTGACAAGATAAACGTCTCATTAACTGATGTCAAGGCATCATAATTCTTACAACCAACCGTGTTGGAATCTTAGTTGAAGCCTTCAAATCTCGGATTCAACTTAATCTCAGGTATGAAAACCTGGGGCCAGAACAACGATCACAAATTTGGAGGAACTTTTTCCAACGTCTTCAAAAACTGGAAACGTCATCGACAAGAGATCACAGCGACCCACTACTCGGCGCAGATGTGAAGGGGATGATGGAAAAGGTTGATGAGCTCGCAAAGGTCGAACTGAATGGCCGCCAGATCCGGAACACAGTGTCCACGGCCAGGCAGTTGGCAAGGTATCTTCAAGAACCACTGTCATATGAACATCTCTCAAAAGTGATTGATGAGGCAAAGAAGTTTGATGAGTATTTGCTGGAAGTAAACCAGTTCCATTCGGCTGACAAGATGCGAAGGGACTTGGGAGAAAGGTAGATAGCTGTTGAGAAAGTATCTCAACTCCGACTATGTTCTATGGCCGTTAATGGATAGTACTGCTTGGTGACCTAAGTATTTCCAATACATTATAAGTCGTTCTCCACTTTTACAACCTTGCAACGGGTTTCAGCTGGTACTCCTTGATCAAAAGCATCTTTGCTACTCAGGTGAAATTCCTGTCCATCCACATCATGATCTTCGAccccatcaacaacaacttcaacatcTTCTTCGTCACCTTCCACTTTGATCCCAAGCACTTGTCCTTTATTGTAACTCTCGTGATGGACTTCTCCTTTCCGTGAGATCTTGATACGTCTGATACGGAAGGCGAAAACAAATGGCTCAGAGTTATCTTGCGATTGCTTGACTGATATGCCCTTGCTACTCGCAACCTGAGGTCCAAAACTTATAGGAACGCCCAGTGCAAGGAGATCGGTACCGAAGTTGAGGTTTAATCCTCTCTCGGCCGCATGGGAAATCGTAGAGGTGGCTCCATATGCGACTTTGATACCTGTGATCATAAATAGCTTGGAGGCACCGAGCCAAGGTTTGTTGACACGTAGATGGTACTTCACTCCTTCGTCGCTCAAGCATTGAGAGATGTAGGCGAGCTTAGGGTTAAACGTGATTGTCGTCAACTTTTCACACGACCATTTCTCACTACATTCTTTTGACCAATGTACGGTCATGTCACCTCCAATTCCCAGTGTTTGGAGGAACGATGCCCAGATCCCGGCCAACCCATCGTGTCGAGCACTTATATCGAATTGAAAATTCTCATGACTGTGCTCGGTAACTTCCAATGAAGCTTCACTGGGTGGGATGTACTCTTCATTGATGGGGTCGTCTACGAAGGCTGGAGCTGAAATGATATTTCCCAGCCGAATTAGGCCTTCAGGTGGATTTCCAACTGGTGCTAGGAAGTATGTCGCTTCTCGATTAGACATTTGTCGCGTTGAAAATGGTCGTAACAAAAGGTGTTGTCCACAAGCTCATGAGATTTAAATGGGAGAAATCGGCTCCAGGCTCTTAGGTCAAGGAGGGGTAAAGATGAACTGGCAACACTTTGAGGCCACCCAGGGTGATACCAAGTGGCGGCCTTGCAAGGATATCGGTTCAAAGAGAGACATTACCCAATCCCAACGCATTCATAAGCCCGGAGCTTGTATCACGTGTATATCACTGTCAGCTCCAGCCTCTATCTATCCGTGAGCGATGCCTCCTACGCGCAACAGATCCCCGTAAAACCCCGCGGAACCAGTCCCGGACTTGTTCTCAACAACAGGTTTCTTTCACAAGGCCGCTACGTCATATTATGGTATCGTCGCAGGATCCCGCAATGCAGCCTTATTCATCTCGTCCAACTAAGCCGATGTTACGTTTCCGGGACCGGGAACTGCCAAACCCCTCGCCGGAACCGAGATTTAGCCCCGATCCAGAGGACATCTTCCCGGAATCCCTGAAGCAGCGGAAAAACGAACCTTCCAGGTAAGGGTTACCTTCTAAACATCGACATATATGAAATTGTCTTACAGTTAATTTTTAAGCAATGAAGAAACTGGCTCTCCTGATGACGACCTGTCAGATGATAGTATCTCGGCGCCGTGGTATCCACCCGTGagagatgaagaagctgtTTCCGCCGAAACAGATGAGACAGGAGACATTGAATCTTTATCTCAGGTATTCCCACCACGTAACAGCACCCAAGATCTCTCTCGTGCGTTTCCGAAACTTAGAAGAAGTGGCATCGATTCTTTGGCTACAATCCGCAACAAGGACACAATTTCTAAAGACAACACAGCTGGAAGCAAGTCCGACATGGATAGTCTGCTCGCTAAATACAGTAGGAAGCTTATAGGACCTGACTTGATATCTGATCGTACGGATAGGCTGCAGGGGACACGTCAAAGGGCACGCGTTAGTCCACCAGACGATGTAGACTTAGGTGACTACTCATCTCAAGGTGGGAGTTCACGCTACACGGGTCGCTATCCGGGCTACCCAGAGAGATCAAGACGTGATACTTGGGTGCCTCCGTACACTCATCTTTCACAACCTACTACAAGGAACATcaaaagataaaaagagTATCGGCTCCGAAATACAGAGCCAGGATTACTAGATCACTTGGTTACATGTAATACAAGAtggtttaataaaattattaacaATATAggatatatattaattcaATATGCCATATACAAATTATCCTGCTTCCTTTACCACCTATGCGTGAGCAAAACACTAGATCTGAAAATTCATTAGAACAAATTCATCATCGCGACCATCATAAAGACCGCAAGGCCAGCCACTCCAAAACGTTCTCTCTCCCCAGCGGCGTTGGTCTGCCCCTCCCCCGTAGTCTTCTTCTCAGCAGGTTGACGCACCTTTGTCAAAGTAATGTTAAAAGCAGGACTCTTGACAGCCTCACTAACACCATCCTCACCctcaacaaaaacaaacaagTCCAAGGGGAGGTAGTTGTACACCATGCGATCTTGCTGGAACCAAGTCTGACATGTACCATCCTTGAAGAACAAATCCTTCTCAAACTCGGCGTCGGTGTTGGAGTCGGTCTTGTCGAAAACGGCGCGCCAGGCTGTTTCATTCTTTCCGGCTAGGTTGCTTGGATACATGCGGGCGTCGACGTAGGGAGTTTTCGTAGAGGCACCTGACTCGAGGGCGTTGAAGTTGTAGTTTCCAATATTGTTGAGGACGTCAAAGCCGCGCATTTGCCagtccttgatcttgaaacCAGGGCCACTGTCTTGAGCGAAAGTAATGGTTGAGTTGGTCTCCTTGTCCTCGTATGTTCCAGCAAAAGTATCCTTTGCTTCATCACGACCAACTTTTTCGATAGCGGGAAGGAGGTTTTGGATAATAGCGCTGAGAATTGTGCCTGTTACGTAGGGGTTTGCAGTGGCTTCTAGACCGCCGGACATGATGGAGATGACAATGTCGTAGTCAGGAATGAGGACGGTTTGAGAGTGGTAGAGACCCAAGTCGCCACTCTTGGTGTAGATGTCGATAAGGCGACCGTCAGAGGTGATGTTGTCGCTTCGGAGAATCTCCCAAGGTCCACCCACTTGGTAGCCCCAAGAAGCAGTGTTGGCCTCGGGCTTATCCACTTGCGTGTCTCGTCTGCAGAGAGAAACTTGTTGTTGAGAATACCTTCAGCCAGGAGAAGCATATCAGATACAGATGAGAACATGCCGCCAGCACTAAATATGTTAGTCAGAACACAACTCTTGAGCATAAGAACTTACGAGTCAAAGACGGCCAGAGTAGAGTTCCATGTAGGTTCCTTCTTAGGAATGAAAAGATCCTTTGTAGGAGGAGTCTTGTCGACATAGGTACTCTTCATGCCTACAACATCAAGAATGTCTCGCTTAATGATGTCCTCAAAAGGCATGTCTTCAGCAGCCTCGAGCACAAGACCGAGAAGGGCGTGGCCTACGTTGGAGTAGACTGGGTTAGTGAAGGGGGCGTAGACAGGAGGTCGAAGATTGACCTGCTCGAGAAGGTCTTCTCTGGTGCAAGGGATAGTGCCGGGGAGACCAGAGCAGTTGGGACCTTTGCCCTTGGGAATATCAGGTAGGCCGAATGGTGCCCAGGGCTTGGCGCCAACAATTGCCAGATCCTGAGCCACTGTCATAGAATTAGTATCATGAGAATGTGTTtggtaaagaaaagaaacttactgtcaacaccaacacctgAGAGGTGACTGGCAAGCGACCCAACAGTGATATCCTCCCACTTCAGCGACAgaatatcatcatcaccagccGTCTTGTTAAGCTCAGGAAGATACTTTAAGACAGAAGCCTGCAAGTCAATCTTCTCATTCACACGCGCGGCCAAAGCAGTGAACAGCTTTGAACCACTAGCAATGCGAAAAACAGTATCCTCATCAACCTTGTCAGAACCTTCACCTGGGTTAGGCGGTGTGAAGTGGTAAGTAAACAAAGGATCCTCCTCGTGAATTGACTTGACACCGATAGCAAGACCAGAGTTGTTGAATTGGGACACTATTCTGGCTTCGAGACCGGTTTTGAGTGCTGCTGCGGCTTTTTGAACCAGGGGACTTTCACCTGGTGCTTGAGGTGGTGGGAAGACGGCGCCGAGTGGGGGACATGCTTTGGCGTCGACGAGGGTGAGAGCACCTGCAGCCACAGCTGCGATTTTGGAGAGAGAAGGCATCGAATTTGGAGAAATGGATTAAATAAAGATGGGATTGTGAGTAAAGATATTTGTGGTGTGTGTTGATTGAAGACCGACCTGCACGTTGACTTATATACACAGCATCATTAGCTGAAGGATCGATATTATCACTAATTCATCTGTGTATAACTTAGTCCAGGAACATCCTTTCTAGTGCCTGTCATCTTACTCAGCCTCAATATCCTTAATACTAAATCCTCTAAATGATGTTTTAAAAGCATAGCGTCAGTAAAACAGCCTAGACTAGAGCTAGCTTTAATCTCGGACCGTGCAATGCGAGAATGACTTGGCGTTTACTTTTTTAGTTTCCGAGGATTCAAGTCCGAgttacggaaggccacagggggcagtgtcccaaaagtgcggatGCGATGTTTTTTCTGTTAGGTTGACGCCGATGTCAGGATAACTATATGGTTTAAATGTATAATTATCCTAATTAGGACTAGTCTGCTGactaattaaagaatatgTATTTAAACAGAAGGTCTTTATAGcgtatttaatagctatagcactattaattatagcgcatttagcactattaattatagtatatttagtaGCTAtagtactattaattatagcgcatttagcattattaattatagtatatttagtaattatagtattattaattataatgcacttagtattattaattatagtatatttagcattattaattatagtgtatttagtattattaattatagtgcatttagcactattaattatagcgtacttagcactattaattatagtgtatttagcactattaattataatatatttagtattattaattatagtatatttaatagctatagcgctattaattatagaccTTATAGTaggtatattctttaaacGGGTCTATATAGGAGGTGTGATTGTATTGATTTTTGCCGTCACGTGACTTATGacgcacttttgggacactgccccctgtggccttccgtacgAGTGAACCAATCGGATAGTTTTCGAAGGATTTAGCCATGTCACATCGCTAAACTTTAGTGGGTACCTCAGGGAGTGGAGTGTAAGGCTGAGACGTTGTAGGATCAGTCAATTTCCCACTGGGTGGTTGAAGCCGTTTAAGCGTTGAGCTATAGTTGACGTCTTATTCTTCTACTGCTGACAGGATCTCAAGGTTACTTTAGAGTTATATCAAGGGTATAATGCATACTTAGATCCTGAACCTACGCCCGTTGAACGGTTAGGTGTGGAGACGTTCATATCAGTCAACGGCTACTCTACCTTTACAACAACCCATCTATTAACAATATGAGAGACAAAATAAAGACTAGAATAGTCCTCAACTATATCTCTGCGCTGATCTTTTGTGAATTATTATTGTTATCAGTTTCCATCCAGGCTGAGCATCCTCATTCCTTTCTTTAGCTGCTGCGCCACCATCCTTCCACTAAACAGTCCAATCAACTCAGCAGCACTGCCAGATCAGCCCCACGGCTGTGTACCCTCTGCCGATCCCTACCTACTGGAACTGCTCTACAGCACAAATAAAATCACATATCAATCATTCACCCACCTCCCACTGACTAGCATCCTCTCATTCCTTCTAGCTCGGACTCTTGATCTCGgacttttctcttcttctccagcCTCAAGTCAGCCCTAGAACAAATTACCTGCAAACTA carries:
- a CDS encoding hypothetical protein (SECRETED:SignalP(1-20)~MEROPS:MER0002489), which encodes MPSLSKIAAVAAGALTLVDAKACPPLGAVFPPPQAPGESPLVQKAAAALKTGLEARIVSQFNNSGLAIGVKSIHEEDPLFTYHFTPPNPGEGSDKVDEDTVFRIASGSKLFTALAARVNEKIDLQASVLKYLPELNKTAGDDDILSLKWEDITVGSLASHLSGVGVDMAQDLAIVGAKPWAPFGLPDIPKGKGPNCSGLPGTIPCTREDLLEQVNLRPPVYAPFTNPVYSNVGHALLGLVLEAAEDMPFEDIIKRDILDVVGMKSTYVDKTPPTKDLFIPKKEPTWNSTLAVFDSAGGMFSSVSDMLLLAEVGGPWEILRSDNITSDGRLIDIYTKSGDLGLYHSQTVLIPDYDIVISIMSGGLEATANPYVTGTILSAIIQNLLPAIEKVGRDEAKDTFAGTYEDKETNSTITFAQDSGPGFKIKDWQMRGFDVLNNIGNYNFNALESGASTKTPYVDARMYPSNLAGKNETAWRAVFDKTDSNTDAEFEKDLFFKDGTCQTWFQQDRMVYNYLPLDLFVFVEGEDGVSEAVKSPAFNITLTKI